TTTGAATGGAATGAAGAGGCATCCATTCACATATTCTGGAAAGAGGTTCGTAAAAATCTGTACGCCCAAAGCATGTAAACTCACATTTCCTTGAATAACTTGAGGAAAACCAGCCACCCATGGTTCTACACTTAATCCTATTTGAGTTGCAATGTCTGAACATATTAAATGCATTGTTTAATTCATTTTCATGAACTATGTGAAAAATAGTGTGACAAGTGATTGATTAGCAAACCTAAGTCAAACAGTGTCATGTGTTAAGGATGAACCATGCCCTCCTGTGGCCATAGCAAAGCTGTACATATATGCAATGGTGAAAAGCATGACTTTAGATCGCTttcaaattatttttattttcaattctAATTTTAGCTTGTACAATCTTAACATTGTATCAACTTGTGTCCGTTTCTGAAGCAAAGCGCTCCTGGTTCTAATTGCCTTTGGCTTATTGTAAATGAGTAATTTATGACTATACAAGATATGTACTCGTTGAACATTAGCACAAAGCAGAGGTAAGGTCGGCGTTTCAGCAGGTAAAATTAGCATAAAGTGAGAATGGAAAGAAATATTCCACCCACTCTCATAGCGTAGGCTTGGGCAATATACCGTATGCCGGGACATTTTGAAATACAGATGGTATGATTTTCATTTTCATGATTTTTTCCACTGCATAAAAGTTAACCATCTATGATGTGCCAAATAAATTATCATctcagggctccagctatgcagctagatcaagcttcttggttacagcaaAGACAATCAATCCCTAACGGATCAATATCCCTGCTATCTAATATTTATTTTGTACTACAGCAAACTGTGAGTAGCCTTTTGAGATGGTTATCTGTCCTTGCAATTCGTTTATGTTCGCTTGCGCTTATTAGCATTTAACTAGCATCCGCTATAGGAATTCACTAGTAATTTGTTATCATTTGTTGggaccccaacacacacacacacacacatatatatatatatatacacactctttacattttaaaataaatagcGCCCCTTGTGCACACTGACGGTAATCCCGTataccccggtatggtacagGAACGGTATGAAggtatgaaaatctggataccgcccaacccCAGTGGAAAGTTGAATGTGAAAACTTTATTAAGTCCAGGAGGAAGGCAGACAAGTTGTGTTGTTTTCCAGACTGAGGAGTGAGGCTGTGGTCATGGTTTACTTGGCGACCGAGGAGTGAACGCTCCAGAGGTCTCCAGCATGGTCTTTCGACGCGCCGTCTCCTTGGCGACATTGTGATTGAGCCGTCGCAGCCGTTcctagagagggagaaagagtgagtgaaATTCAAGTGAGCATTGAATGTTAAAAGTCAGAAGTTTGAAATAATATACCACCTGAGCAGTGGCGACCAGCCATTCACGGCctgagccccacatttttagataaaataaaatataaaatattttggacttccctgttttgcatgttattttggcattaatacgtgtcacatatcaatttgcaaagaatgtaaaaaaatatatatataatttagttaataaagccgcatacaaacatggtctctctttttcttttcttgagtaaggcagcaccaaaatgcaggtgtttcagcctagctcagtgctttctgtggtggtggggcaagccagcagaaaatatggagcgttgcgctgtgattggctcagtgttctgtcactcatggggacactgcgtcactgccaagtctaagggtagacctCGAAAATTATAGCCCTTTGGGTGCTGCCaaagagttacattagaagtgcccattcaagaaggctcaaggtcattggccacagataaaatgacgtcaagtcacatatctacagtagctttgattggactgtcaAAATCATACTTCCAAAaccttagctagcagtcatcatgaatcaagtcgacaatctactggcaaatccttgtcatatgaagataaataatgaagagaaattatagataaaacatatcgctgctcatcggccattggacataaacattacacaagttggaaatcgcaaattaaaAAATgtgtggtttggaaggaatcagtgacagtgaCTGTGTAGTCCCAAATTTGGGATTAAGgggctcttttccaagtttaaaatgattAACATTCAACATCGTCCATAcactgtcaatgaagcatgatttgttccgcgctcaaaacaactgttaactcggaactgcgGAAAttttgacttcagtgagttcaaaacaactgggaagtCGCGAATAAATGAGCTCGTTTTGAACTGTCATCCAACTAGGAATTGTAAatcaggcctctttctagagctacgacctgaagatcaatgacaacatcatgattcaaccttgtttttttcccctgagttcccagttgttttgaaagcaccataaatccataGAATGCCCGACTTTGATGATAAAATTTGCACATGAAGGACCAcccaccaccttcctgttcaagtgagcacagcacaacaaggtgagtccaaaaatgtattgtacgCTGCTGCAtgaattatgtaatatgccagggagatatgtatactgtagttaagaaagtaatactaagtgtatgttgtgtagtaagatgttagtagcacatgtgcctcaccctaataatttggtctatttacccctcttaactttgcctactgttctgaattGGTGGTACGCATGTAGccagcctataacctgttttagagaaatgtaatcattgaatattgtaagagctttcattgtctgcttatatgcccctttatttatcctacggttctgacttggtgtacagtgAGAAcacgctgtacatttcaaaagtgctaaaacAATTAttatattgactacatccgtCCAAGCTAGCTCATtattgtcttaatcaaaattacggattgcctttAATCTGCTTGTCGTCCCCtaatgcatttacatttacatttaagtcatttagcagacgctcttatccagagcgacttacaataatgccatagtttgtacatctcaattttcattagaaaccacatttgtttaagcaagtcagccatatcagttatgtaaatgaggctgaattaactgttttgctgccagataAGTCTCCGCTGAAAGCCAGAAGTAGCAGTGGTAATGTGTTGGAACTGCTGTTGGGACATCTTTATGTAGGTTTGttggcaccgtttgtcaccgttatagatcaattaatgtattgtttagtggctttgctggcatgcatcccaagATTTACATGATAAAATGGCCACTGCACCCGAGTAGCTAGCAGAGCTGCATAAATGCAAAATGCACAGACAAGGCAGAATTGCCATGCCCATTGGAATTTAACAAATACACATTTCATCCACATATTTAATGTATAGATGGACACATAGGATGAACACTAAAACAATGAATTGGACACAGTGACACATAAAAAGAGTGTTAGGTAAAATGACAGGAGTAAAAGACGGCCCACAAAACAGCACAGGCAAATAAGAAAGAAAGCATCCAAGCTCTTGCTTTGAGCCACTGACCTGAGCATTCTGTAGTATGTTGTTGACCAGCACCACCCTGCGTCTCGCATTCAGCAGCTTTTTCACATAAGGGTCCAGGTCTAGCACCACCTTCTGGTGCTCATTTATCCTGCACAGCTCTAAAAATGAAGGGATGAGCTGAGGATGACTGACAGGATGGTTTGGCTAACCATAAAGAAAATTGATAAAAGACAGCAGCCATTTTGGTAAGGCATATAGGTCTCATTCATACCTTCAACTGTAGGATTGATTCTGTATATAATTAAAAAACTATTTTTTATGATCTCATGAAAATCACAGGTTCTGAATAAAGGATATACCTCTTTCAATTTAATTACCCCCAGGCAGCACATGAGCTTGTAGAAGCATTACACAAGCGTCAACATCTGTGGTTGCACATCACAGCAACGTCTGCCTGTCTCAAACACTGGTTTTCATGGGCTTGGCTAAGGGCTTTCTTTCACAGGGTCAAGTGCATTAACCTGGCACCACTCCACTTCCCTGTTCCCCCGGGAAGGCATAATAAGCATGTAAAAGTAAATCATTTTACCTGTGGCTAGATTGTCTATGTGTTCTCGTAGTTCCACCTGGCTTTCCCTATAACAAGAAAACACTAGCATTATTCATAGAGAAAAATAGTAAAGTAACAATCATTGCTACTACAGCAGACAAAGAGTGGTTACAGCAGACTCCATTGACATCTGTAGCATAGGCCTACTTGGGCTACAGCAAGTAACAAAGTAATGAGGAAAGGAGACATCCAGAATGTCCCTCCCTAAAAACACGCCTCTTCAATACAAGTGACTTTTCGGAGCAGCTTAGGAGAGCAttttctctaaccctaacccttttcctaatctaattctcctaacctgctacgtaagttCCCTTAACTTGCTATGAAAAAGTTGTAGCTGATCCACCAACACAGAGAATAGCGAGGCACTGGACACAGGAGGCAGACTCAATAATGCAGGACTGTTTTTGAGTATACTGATTGGAATATGTTCAAAGATCACCCAAGACTCATCATCAATGTTAAGGAATATACATTCACAGTCACAGACTTCATTAGGAAATGTGTTGATTATGTGTTGATTATGTTGTATGCACAACTACAATCCGGACATACCCCAACCAAAATCCCTAGATGAACGGAGATATCCGTActcgaggtcgaccgattatgatttttcaacgccgataccgatttattggaggacaaaatagcagataccgattaatcggccgattttttaaaatgtatttgtaataatgacaattacaacaatactgaatgaacacttattttaacttaatataatacatcaataaaatcaatttagcctcaaataaataatgaaacgtgttcaatttggtttaaataatgcaaaaacaaagtgttggagaaaaaagtaaaagtgcaatatgtgccatgtaagaaagctccttgctcagaacatgataacatatgaaagctggtggttccttttaacatgagtcttcaatattcccaggtaagaagttttaggttgtagttataggaatataccatttgtatttcatatacctttgattattggatgttcttatatgcACTTTAGTACtcccagtgtaacagtatagcttccgtccctctcctcgctcctccctgggcttgaaccaggaacataacgacaacagccaccctcgaagcagcgttacccatgcagaggggaacaactactccaagtctcagagcgagtgacgtttgaaaccctattagcgcgcaccccgctaacaagctagccatttcacatcacatcgttacaccagcctaatat
Above is a genomic segment from Oncorhynchus masou masou isolate Uvic2021 chromosome 12, UVic_Omas_1.1, whole genome shotgun sequence containing:
- the LOC135549901 gene encoding SNARE-associated protein Snapin-like → MAAALAVVETPSGKDAIAEGLLDLLKPAVQQLDLHVHSVRESQVELREHIDNLATELCRINEHQKVVLDLDPYVKKLLNARRRVVLVNNILQNAQERLRRLNHNVAKETARRKTMLETSGAFTPRSPSKP